From Streptomyces sp. TLI_053, a single genomic window includes:
- a CDS encoding N,N-dimethylformamidase beta subunit family domain-containing protein, whose amino-acid sequence MTAPGPDGTRRRAFLALAAGAGLLAGTRPAWAATATVRAGTARGRTGTGTSGDGGSGTVSASGAGLDVLAENALPGNADWRITDPGPPEAVEGFADRVSVLPGEPFGLHVSTTAPGFTVRAYRTGWYGGARARLVYESEPLPGVRRNGPTLDSATRTVRTDWPRSLTVPTDGWPEGSYLLRLDAVGGTGQRYVPVTVRCASAAGRTLLVNAVATWQAYNLWGGYNLYYGPTGRRDSRSLTVGFDRPYRYADGAGLFLVYEAPLIALAERLGLPLAYATGPDLDREEHLLTGANCLVSPGHDEYWSVDQRQRVAAARDSGTNLAVLGANCCFRRVRYEDSPLGARRTVVCYKGDYERDPGYLQGLPPTTDFRAEPAPDPESTLLGVLYGDYPVDAPFVVTNPGHWLYEGTGVRAGDSFEHLVGVEYDRVDTAWPTPRPVEILAHSPVVCEGRPDHSDSAYLTLPTGAAVFASGTMRWVESLEADGPADPRNHGLDGAAGAFTRTVTTNVLRAFAAGPAGIDRPARDNVADHYPAPAAGPRKAGAALPPSPSPPPGPGPAPAPAPPKGPDRP is encoded by the coding sequence GTGACCGCGCCGGGCCCGGACGGCACCCGCCGCCGGGCGTTTCTCGCCCTCGCCGCCGGGGCCGGGCTCCTGGCGGGCACCCGGCCCGCGTGGGCGGCCACGGCGACGGTGAGGGCCGGCACCGCACGGGGGCGGACCGGCACGGGGACTTCCGGCGACGGGGGTTCCGGCACTGTCTCCGCGTCCGGGGCGGGGCTGGACGTGCTCGCCGAGAACGCCCTGCCCGGGAACGCCGACTGGCGGATCACCGACCCCGGCCCGCCGGAGGCCGTCGAAGGTTTCGCCGACCGGGTCAGCGTCCTGCCCGGTGAGCCGTTCGGCCTGCACGTGTCGACCACCGCGCCCGGCTTCACCGTCCGCGCCTACCGGACGGGCTGGTACGGCGGTGCACGCGCCCGCCTGGTGTACGAGTCCGAACCGCTGCCGGGCGTACGCCGGAACGGACCGACGCTGGACTCCGCCACCCGTACGGTCCGCACCGACTGGCCACGCAGCCTGACCGTTCCCACCGACGGCTGGCCGGAGGGCAGTTACCTGCTGCGCCTGGACGCCGTCGGGGGCACCGGCCAGCGGTACGTGCCCGTCACCGTGCGCTGCGCCTCGGCGGCCGGCCGCACCCTGCTGGTGAACGCCGTCGCCACCTGGCAGGCGTACAACCTGTGGGGCGGGTACAACCTCTACTACGGGCCGACGGGCCGGCGCGACAGCCGCTCGCTGACGGTCGGCTTCGACCGCCCCTACCGGTATGCCGACGGGGCCGGGCTGTTCCTGGTGTACGAGGCGCCGCTGATCGCCCTGGCCGAACGCCTCGGGCTGCCACTGGCCTACGCCACCGGTCCGGACCTGGACCGCGAGGAGCACCTGCTCACCGGCGCGAACTGCCTGGTGTCACCGGGCCACGACGAGTATTGGTCGGTCGACCAACGACAGCGGGTGGCGGCTGCCCGGGACAGCGGCACCAACCTCGCCGTCCTAGGCGCCAACTGCTGCTTCCGCCGGGTGCGCTACGAGGACTCCCCGCTCGGCGCACGCCGCACGGTGGTCTGCTACAAGGGCGACTACGAACGCGACCCCGGGTACCTCCAGGGACTGCCGCCCACCACCGACTTCCGGGCCGAACCCGCGCCGGACCCGGAGAGCACCCTGCTCGGCGTCCTCTACGGGGACTACCCGGTGGACGCGCCCTTCGTCGTGACCAACCCCGGGCACTGGCTCTACGAGGGCACCGGCGTGCGGGCCGGGGACTCCTTCGAGCACCTGGTAGGGGTGGAGTACGACCGCGTCGACACCGCCTGGCCGACCCCGCGCCCGGTCGAGATCCTCGCCCACTCCCCCGTCGTCTGCGAAGGCCGCCCGGACCACAGCGACAGCGCCTACCTCACCCTGCCGACGGGGGCGGCCGTGTTCGCGAGCGGCACCATGCGCTGGGTCGAGTCGCTGGAAGCCGACGGCCCGGCCGACCCGCGCAACCACGGTCTGGACGGCGCCGCCGGTGCCTTCACCCGTACCGTCACCACTAACGTGCTCCGGGCCTTCGCCGCCGGCCCGGCGGGCATCGACCGTCCGGCCCGGGACAACGTCGCCGACCACTACCCGGCACCCGCGGCCGGACCGCGGAAAGCGGGCGCGGCGCTGCCGCCCTCGCCTTCACCCCCACCCGGACCCGGACCCGCACCCGCACCCGCACCACCGAAGGGACCGGACCGGCCTTGA
- a CDS encoding polysaccharide deacetylase family protein: MRHPLVGTALALVLALVPTVGGSSPLATAASSPPGDAVTRRQGDPAAWAAWGIPPLPPPPDPPADPPLDLPVTGPVPVISTVPTPDRVVFITIDDGKEKDPTFVRMVTDLGVPVSMFLTRDLVQDDYAYFRPLQALGNRIQNHTLTHPHLSTLTADQQQAEICGAQSVLTEQYGSAPLLFRPPYGDAARTEDLDHAVRACGPRAVVLWHATMQIHDLRYQEPDRRLRPGDILLAHFRGPAELNGSTMTDMFAELLRRIGEQGFAVARLEDYLGH, translated from the coding sequence TTGAGACACCCCCTCGTCGGGACCGCTCTCGCGCTCGTGCTGGCGCTCGTACCGACGGTCGGCGGCAGCAGCCCGCTCGCCACCGCGGCCTCCTCGCCCCCGGGCGACGCCGTCACCCGTCGGCAGGGCGACCCCGCCGCCTGGGCCGCCTGGGGCATCCCTCCCCTGCCCCCGCCGCCGGACCCGCCCGCCGACCCGCCGCTCGACCTCCCCGTCACCGGGCCGGTGCCCGTGATCAGCACCGTCCCCACCCCGGACCGCGTCGTCTTCATCACCATCGACGACGGCAAGGAGAAGGACCCCACCTTCGTCCGGATGGTCACCGACCTGGGCGTGCCCGTCTCCATGTTCCTCACCCGCGACCTCGTCCAGGACGACTACGCCTACTTCCGTCCCCTGCAGGCCCTCGGCAACCGCATCCAGAACCACACCCTCACCCACCCCCACCTCAGCACCCTGACGGCCGACCAGCAGCAGGCGGAGATCTGCGGCGCACAGTCCGTCCTCACAGAGCAGTACGGCAGCGCACCGCTGCTCTTCCGTCCCCCCTACGGCGACGCCGCCCGCACCGAGGACCTCGACCACGCGGTACGGGCCTGCGGACCCCGCGCCGTCGTCCTGTGGCACGCCACCATGCAGATCCACGACCTCCGCTACCAGGAACCCGACCGGAGACTCCGCCCCGGCGACATCCTCCTCGCCCACTTCCGCGGCCCCGCCGAACTCAACGGCTCCACCATGACCGACATGTTCGCCGAACTCCTGCGCCGCATCGGCGAACAGGGCTTCGCCGTGGCCCGCCTGGAGGACTACCTCGGCCACTGA
- a CDS encoding DUF5302 domain-containing protein: protein MTSSAASPENPENSGEPETGAAAEAPAAAAPDDVKARFLAALERKHGAKGGSTAGGPNSDSKIHGTHAAAGGKRNFRRKSGG, encoded by the coding sequence ATGACCAGCAGCGCAGCGTCACCCGAGAACCCCGAGAACTCCGGGGAGCCGGAGACCGGGGCCGCCGCCGAGGCCCCCGCGGCCGCCGCCCCGGACGACGTCAAGGCCCGGTTCCTCGCCGCGCTGGAGCGCAAGCACGGTGCCAAGGGCGGCAGCACCGCCGGCGGCCCGAACAGCGACTCGAAGATCCACGGCACCCACGCCGCGGCGGGCGGGAAGCGCAACTTCCGCCGCAAGAGCGGCGGCTGA